A stretch of DNA from Campylobacteraceae bacterium:
ACTGGATCAAATGTCATATGAAAGCAGAAGAATCAATGATTTATACTATCAACATGGTTTTTTGGATGCTAAAGTAAAAGATCCTTTTATGACTATTGATTTTGCTTCAAATGCAGCACAACTGGATTTTAATATAAGTGAAGGTATTCAATATACAACAAATGAGATAAAAATTTATGTTGATTCTTCAATAATAAAAGTAGAAGAATTATACGAAGTATTAAAATTAGAAAAAGATGATATTTTTGATATTAATAAATTAAGAAAAGATGTAGAAGCTATTAAAACGAAGATTGCAAATTTAGGTTATGCTTTTACACAAGTTAAGTATGATTTAAATAAAGACAGTGAAAATAAAAATGTTAGCATTGTTTTTAATGTTATTCCGGGAGAAAAAGTTTATATCAATGATGTAATTATTTCAGGGAATACAAGAACACTTGATCGAGTTGTAAGAAGAAATGTTTATTTAGCTCCTGGAGATCTTTATAATTTAACTGATTTAAAAGATTCTAAGAATAAATTAGGGCGTTCTTCTTTTTTTGAAAATGTAGAAATAAAAGAACAAAGAATTTCTGATACTAAAATGAATCTACTGGTTGAAGTACAAGAAGCATCTACTGGAAGTTTAACCTTAGGTGGAGGATATGGTTCTTATGATGGAGTATTAATCAATGCTTCTATCTCAGATAAAAATATTTTTGGTTCAGGACTTAGTTTAGGATTTTCCGTAGATTTATCTAAAAAGAAAAATAACTATGCCGTTTCTTTAAAAAACCCTTCAATAAATGACAGTAAATACAATGGTGAGGTTAGAGTTTATAATAAAGAAAGAGAATATGACTACACTGATTATGATTTAGATACAGAAACAAGAGGTATTTCTTTAGGTTTTGGGAAAAGTTTTTTTAGACATATGTACGCAGGTGTAAAATACAAATTTGAAATGGTATATGAAAAATATGATTATAAAACAGCTTATACAGGTACAGAAGCTGATAAAAAAAATAATCAAGATTATAATATCTCTTCTTTTACTCCTTATGTGTCTTTTGATAATACAGATGATTATTATGTTCCAAGAGAAGGTTATAAAGCAGGTGCTTCATATGAAGTAGCTGGAATTGGCGGAGATGCTAAGTTTCACAAAGCAGTTACTTATTTAAAATATTTTTATGGCTTTAATGATATCATTGATTATGATGCTATTTTTAGATACAAAAGTAAAGTAGGTGTACTGTTTGATAAAGGATTTGTTACAGAAGGACAATCTTTTTATCTTGGAGGGCCTACTTCATTAAGAGGTTATGAATCTTATGCTTTTGGTCCTGAAGACAGTGCTAGCGATGATCCTTATAAAAAAACATTCACTAATGCTTTTGAACTTAGTTTTCCTTTAATCAAAAGTGCTAAAATGAGATGGGGAGTATTTTACGACTATGGTATGATAGGAAAAGACAGTTTCTCTGAAATTAAACGTTCAGGTACGGGTGCCCTAGTTGAGTGGATTTCACCGGTTGGTCCTTTACAGTTTATTTTTTCAAAAGCAATAGATGCAGAAGCGGGTGATAATACATCAAGCTTTGAATTTTCATT
This window harbors:
- the bamA gene encoding outer membrane protein assembly factor BamA codes for the protein MKKSFLLLSIATATLLSAQTVKSISYKNLSRISPKIANETILLKPGKDFSDKDINDSLKKFYAFNYFDDIQVFNNNGQIEFIFTEKPSIANIVIKGYKTAEGELELLYANMGIRKGSMYTKERVQKAKESLLNELEKEGYINSVVEIDKEVLNEDSLALTFNVNKGDEILIKKASYIGAEYLEQDDFDDVTANKEEEFMSWWFGQNSGELKLDQMSYESRRINDLYYQHGFLDAKVKDPFMTIDFASNAAQLDFNISEGIQYTTNEIKIYVDSSIIKVEELYEVLKLEKDDIFDINKLRKDVEAIKTKIANLGYAFTQVKYDLNKDSENKNVSIVFNVIPGEKVYINDVIISGNTRTLDRVVRRNVYLAPGDLYNLTDLKDSKNKLGRSSFFENVEIKEQRISDTKMNLLVEVQEASTGSLTLGGGYGSYDGVLINASISDKNIFGSGLSLGFSVDLSKKKNNYAVSLKNPSINDSKYNGEVRVYNKEREYDYTDYDLDTETRGISLGFGKSFFRHMYAGVKYKFEMVYEKYDYKTAYTGTEADKKNNQDYNISSFTPYVSFDNTDDYYVPREGYKAGASYEVAGIGGDAKFHKAVTYLKYFYGFNDIIDYDAIFRYKSKVGVLFDKGFVTEGQSFYLGGPTSLRGYESYAFGPEDSASDDPYKKTFTNAFELSFPLIKSAKMRWGVFYDYGMIGKDSFSEIKRSGTGALVEWISPVGPLQFIFSKAIDAEAGDNTSSFEFSLGTNF